The Mucilaginibacter yixingensis genome window below encodes:
- a CDS encoding DinB family protein, which yields MTLLNYFLNQLEEEAAITRKFLTLLPEDQYQWQPHPKSMRLVVLATHIAELPGWIPMALNTTELDFSVEGYKPTIVANNAELQATFEKNLEEARTRLQNADAAELAELWTLRDGANIFFTTNKADVIRMSMSQQIHHRAQLGVFLRLLNVPIPGSYGPSADEMPMIEKAEA from the coding sequence ATGACACTCTTAAATTATTTCTTGAACCAATTGGAAGAGGAAGCGGCAATAACCCGTAAATTTTTAACCCTGTTGCCCGAGGATCAGTACCAATGGCAGCCGCATCCTAAAAGTATGCGCCTTGTTGTACTGGCTACGCATATTGCCGAGTTACCGGGCTGGATACCGATGGCTTTAAATACTACCGAGTTGGATTTTTCCGTAGAAGGTTATAAGCCAACCATCGTGGCTAACAATGCCGAGTTACAGGCTACCTTTGAGAAAAACCTGGAAGAGGCCCGCACCCGCCTGCAAAATGCCGACGCTGCCGAACTGGCCGAACTGTGGACGCTGCGCGACGGCGCCAATATTTTCTTTACCACTAATAAAGCCGACGTGATTAGGATGAGCATGTCGCAACAGATTCACCACCGTGCGCAGCTGGGTGTATTCTTGCGATTGCTGAATGTGCCTATCCCGGGCAGCTATGGCCCAAGTGCTGATGAGATGCCGATGATTGAAAAGGCCGAAGCCTGA
- the nth gene encoding endonuclease III, which yields MLKQERYRLFVEYFSQHQPVAETELHYTNPYELLVAVILSAQCTDKRINQVTPALFDRFPTPESLSLSTSEEVFTYIRSVSYPNNKAKHLVGMAKMLVHDFGGEVPSDVKELQKMPGVGRKTANVIASVVFDVPAIAVDTHVFRVSNRIGLTNNARTPLAVEKQLIKFLPRERLAIAHHWIILHGRYICIARKPKCDICPLTHFCKYYEKNIAGKLISGN from the coding sequence ATGCTGAAGCAGGAGCGTTACCGTTTATTTGTCGAGTATTTTTCACAACACCAGCCGGTGGCTGAAACCGAGTTGCATTATACCAATCCGTATGAGCTGCTGGTGGCGGTGATCCTCTCGGCACAATGTACAGACAAGCGTATTAACCAGGTAACCCCTGCCCTTTTTGACCGGTTCCCTACGCCCGAGTCATTATCCCTGTCAACCTCCGAGGAGGTGTTTACCTACATCCGCAGCGTAAGTTATCCTAATAATAAGGCTAAACATTTGGTGGGCATGGCCAAAATGCTGGTACATGACTTTGGCGGTGAAGTACCCTCAGACGTAAAAGAACTGCAAAAAATGCCCGGCGTTGGGCGCAAAACGGCCAATGTTATTGCCTCGGTAGTGTTTGATGTACCAGCCATTGCCGTAGATACGCATGTGTTCAGGGTATCAAACCGTATTGGGCTCACCAACAACGCCCGCACACCATTGGCTGTAGAAAAACAACTGATCAAATTTCTGCCCCGTGAACGATTGGCCATTGCACACCACTGGATCATCTTACACGGCCGCTATATCTGCATAGCCCGCAAACCTAAGTGTGATATCTGCCCCCTCACTCATTTTTGTAAATACTACGAGAAGAATATAGCCGGAAAGCTTATATCTGGCAATTAG
- the recA gene encoding recombinase RecA: MSNADKLKALQLTLDKLEKSYGKGTIMKLGDTEVEKMEVISTGSLGLDIALGVNGLPKGRIIEIYGPESSGKTTLAIHAIAEAQKQGGIAAFIDAEHAFDRFYAKKLGVDVENLLISQPDNGEQALEIADNLIRSGAIDIIVIDSVAALVPKGEIEGEMGDSKMGLQARLMSQALRKLTGTISKTGCCCIFINQLRDKIGVMFGNPETTTGGNALKFYASVRLDVRRISQIKDTDEVSGNRVKVKIVKNKVAPPFRLAEFDIMFGEGISKAGEIIDLGVDHNIIKKSGSWFSYGDTRLGQGRDAVKQLLLDNPELMEELETRIKEKVTGESLEEA; encoded by the coding sequence ATGAGCAACGCAGATAAACTTAAAGCATTACAGCTTACGCTGGATAAACTGGAAAAATCATACGGCAAAGGCACCATCATGAAGCTGGGCGATACCGAGGTTGAGAAAATGGAAGTGATCTCTACCGGTTCGTTGGGGCTGGATATTGCCCTTGGTGTTAATGGTTTGCCTAAAGGCCGTATCATTGAGATCTATGGTCCGGAGTCGTCTGGTAAAACCACGCTGGCTATCCACGCCATTGCTGAGGCACAGAAACAAGGCGGCATTGCTGCCTTTATTGATGCCGAGCACGCGTTCGATCGTTTTTATGCTAAAAAGCTGGGTGTCGATGTAGAAAACCTGTTGATCTCTCAGCCTGATAACGGCGAGCAGGCACTGGAAATTGCTGACAACCTGATTCGCTCTGGTGCTATCGATATCATTGTAATTGACTCTGTGGCCGCACTGGTGCCAAAAGGCGAGATTGAGGGCGAAATGGGCGACTCTAAAATGGGCCTGCAGGCGCGCTTAATGTCTCAAGCTTTACGTAAGCTAACCGGTACCATCAGCAAAACCGGATGTTGCTGTATCTTCATCAACCAGCTGCGCGATAAGATTGGGGTAATGTTTGGTAACCCTGAAACCACTACTGGTGGTAACGCGTTGAAATTTTACGCTTCGGTACGTTTGGATGTACGCCGTATCTCTCAGATCAAGGATACCGACGAGGTATCTGGTAACCGCGTTAAAGTGAAAATTGTTAAAAACAAAGTAGCTCCGCCGTTCCGCTTAGCAGAGTTTGATATCATGTTTGGCGAGGGCATCTCTAAAGCCGGCGAAATTATTGACCTGGGTGTTGACCACAACATCATCAAAAAATCAGGTTCATGGTTTAGCTATGGCGATACCCGCCTGGGCCAGGGTCGTGATGCGGTTAAACAACTGCTGCTAGACAACCCTGAGCTGATGGAAGAACTGGAAACCCGCATTAAAGAGAAGGTAACCGGTGAGTCTTTAGAAGAAGCGTGA